In Drosophila santomea strain STO CAGO 1482 chromosome 2L, Prin_Dsan_1.1, whole genome shotgun sequence, a single window of DNA contains:
- the LOC120443759 gene encoding piezo-type mechanosensitive ion channel component isoform X21 — protein MVFSYACMVLQRIVVPAVLVLAALMRPVGISFVYLLMFFVSPFVPLATRRNFKGSVTAFFIILLALSTLLLLGHITLQILAVSLTLPIYNCSFSEQLLRHIGFVSFIDLQPFAIIEWLVPEVLVFATSLGSYLTVKRVASQPVGVEQLENGEVVDGQAENEQTSSQPAATDANGGDVQQVTVTTPLQQQQQQLRKRVSMISQHIHFEGLVKISPLFCLATLFFAAVLRPSVPGGFYFLIFLLAGTYWATCQTLQRGFALLLRCVMVVLVLHSLSIVSYQTPWMQDHLNHTTLTARLIGLEPLIESYCSPDIRVFLYNNKLSLDSYLNPFALFFAYFALALTTKHLIKPRVSLRRDQRATLNEPTETTPLVRQSTRKARTPQPLESGSSVAPSVTQRGNDIQLDSLEQRSEQENTTTSILDQISYGFVSVGGFIYQNSYIFTNILMMAWSIVYHSWLTFVLLLWANVLWMIPNQRKAMMRSSPFIVLYAEALLIAQYIYGMDLNNEELPTSVPYLQTAGINLQQIGFERPIENQMRPCVPLIVKTAFVLMFWVTSRQFFKEKRDRRRDSTLADIIAPLQITVGSAGSSYLINDGKKTSKFLKKAGDVIKNLLVRLWIWLLVLVIFLCAITGENMTGFRICYMALFLFFLLVFQSSSKAWVKIMYGFWLFLIFYAMSILILIYTYQFDKFDKYWSDYLNVSATLQKDIGLKRYQTKDLFLHLVSPTIIVILTVIQVHYFHKRFIASLQQQPLAGGSAQQKPTETTALEPAPSKRRGSAGSLRRSQGPSAEAAPGATTDFETSVRDLVRISFRKIKNKSEYIFKNFKDVFWRFLELHIMKAVYIAAFVCSVSEVCVLHIIFVGFCVLGATSRKAVQVVISRLISFIVTIIVLSKMIYQIEYLSHSQHNVVCSDNRTANNAEWIGLTKADKVTGGLMSLLRTYIIYMVIVTMHAVITLRQLQMRVKIGALNAPPTKLLFPNIIRADAEKDLVGLVKYLLNFGFYKFGIEISLIALVSTITYRQDIVAVVYALWLVVLLLLRRSQCAKIWGVFQAFFAISILTQYIVLVGLPPSSCLVYPWDEGPFGEGIQRWTMLPGTLHFNHVPKLIFDFIVLVILNRQKSIFCIEQRYASNDDYPGGSNRSVIADIAQLGRVPFDNPTHDFCSYIRNYSDILKNGVLCGFYWFTLAVVFLAGTNIADLLALGYLIGAFIFLWQGSDFYLRPIHTIIFRWKWLLAFNVANILIKTSFQMAGCLFMTQLTKDCCWLVHMLGITCTSNVLTEQIMLPEEAELTLKPGECPKITHQVVLLWDTICFAFIIFQLRIFKSHYFCHIITDTKANNILASRGADIIESLRHKQIAHRHDHEKQVLHKIKRKMERIRATQQKMLRPLDKQTHFDEHGYPLPAPTVRRRKEIKLHPHATRAGDYYMFEEMDDKFELDLIHDEIDFLEEENITESEMKMQRRKTLYDKSKDAPTGEFPSTSKGISKERDAATASSSASPAPTRDVGDLPVIPPPLTGLGREQTSKETSDSKSKMEVDSGEVTAKDSDEDFDTNPIIRLLEGFLVTLTIRLNRFSRNYRFVNRILAGEKKTLKESSSLNRLGLSSAAAMFHFLKSNLESDESVPPASSSTPRRVVIAPPNATEHSDPTSTTLNTNTTTTPLSPPEPLQPLKPTTTSTPQQQHQHNRAAEEIIELPVDTVDGVTYRKQSINSSPPAKGAGEFNLEEENFAQRDHHIIVEVLISSWYALLANTDLICYIVVFINQVVNASLISLPLPIMVFLWGTLSLPRPTKTFWVTLIAYTQAIVLIKCIFQFKLIWSNYHQLPNQPLTPAKIFGVENKAHYAIYDLILLLVLFLHRYLLKSQGLWKSGYKDTDNQFTKPTASIDERDDSDNLSQPDSRQLNDDAAQKLSLQVSQASLPGSPEFSKTGINQLERTKYTSSLYKFFFSLVHKSRLATDVYALMFLCDFVNFFVLLFGFTAFGTQQTESDEGVQTYLAENKVPIPFLIMLLVQFLLIVIDRALYLRKALVNKIIFHFFSVIGIHIWMFFVVPAVTERTFNSLAPPIIFYVIKCFYMLLSSYQIKSGYPKRILGNFFTKGFSMVNMIAFKVYMQIPFLYELRTILDWVCIDSTMTIFDWLKMEDIFSNIYLIRCTRQSETDFPAMRAQKKASLSKLIMGGTVVLLIVICIWGPLCLFALGNAVGTSNVPFHVSLSIRIGPYDPIYTTNNYDSIFEINPEMYSQMTNAYIKEKQALTFIAGYDATDVAAVRLAGNSPSLWNIAPPDRQRLLNDLRNNHTLKARFSYSLTRKAPAKGLKENVGDEHAISLDESFEGRAALIHMLSETHDVEPIHSNGTTNGTTPEVEEVVVIPGMIPKFIKVLNSGDAAVVSVLSQKHYDYRPLVIKMHRDNETNGLWWEIRDFCNDTFYNETLSKFAYSNCTSGIVMYTFNDKKFPSTFSFLTAGGIIGLYTTFVLLASRFMKSFIGGQNRKIMFEDLPYVDRVLQLCLDIYLVREALEFALEEDLFAKLLFLYRSPETLIKWTRPKEEYVDDDGDTDSIPSRMSVRRPEQLQPQQPQ, from the exons ATGGTCTTCAGCTATGCGTGCATGGTGCTCCAGCGCATCGTGGTGCCAGCGGTCCTGGTACTCG CTGCCCTGATGCGACCAGTGGGCATATCCTTTGTGTACCTTCTGATGTTCTTCGTGTCGCCCTTTGTCCCGCTGGCCACGCGACGCAACTTCAAAGGATCTGTGACTGCCTTCTTCATCATCCTGCTGGCGCTGAGCACGCTGCTCCTCTTGGGTCACATAACGCTCCAGATTCTGGCGGTCAGCCTCACGCTGCCCATCTACAACTGCTCGTTCAGTGAGCAACTGCTGCGACACATTGGCTTTGTGAGCTTCATTGATCTACA GCCATTTGCCATCATTGAATGGCTGGTGCCCGAGGTGCTGGTATTCGCCACCTCACTGGGATCGTATCTCACTGTGAAGCGAGTGGCCTCTCAGCCCGTCGGCGTCGAGCAGCTGGAAAACGGCGAAGTGGTCGATGGCCAGGCGGAAAACGAGCAGACATCTTCTCAGCCTGCTGCCACAGATGCCAATGGTGGAGATGTGCAACAGGTCACGGTCACCACGccactgcagcaacagcagcagcagctgaggAAGCGAGTGTCCATGATCAGTCAGCACATTCACTTTGAGGGATTGGTCAAGATCT CTCCTCTGTTCTGCCTGGCCACGCTATTCTTTGCGGCCGTGCTGCGTCCCTCGGTGCCTGGCGGATTTTACTTTCTCATTTTCCTGCTGGCCGGCACCTACTGGGCAACATGCCAGACGCTGCAACG GGGCTTTGCATTGTTGCTGCGCTGCGTGATGGTCGTCCTCGTGCTGCACTCCCTGTCCATTGTATCCTACCAGACGCCATGGATGCAGGACCACCTCAATCATACCACCCTGACAGCCCG TTTGATTGGACTGGAACCGCTTATTGAATCCTACTGCTCGCCGGATATACGTGTCTTTCTGTACAATAATAAGCTGTCCCTGGACTCGTATCTCAATCCCTTTGCGTTGTTCTTTGCCTACTTCGCACTGGCCCTGACCACCAAGCATCTCATTAAGCCACGG GTTTCTTTGCGCCGTGATCAGCGTGCAACGTTGAATGAACCGACTGAGACGACGCCT TTGGTGCGGCAAAGCACGCGCAAGGCACGCACACCCCAACCGCTGGAAAGTGGATCCTCGGTGGCGCCCAGTGTCACTCAGCGGGGCAACGACATACAGCTGGACTCGTTGGAACAGCGATCGGAGCAGGAGAACACCACCACATCCATACTGGATCAGATTTCGTATGGCTTCGTCAGCGTGGGAGGATTCATATATCAGAACAGCTATATATTCACCAACATTCTTATGATG GCCTGGTCCATAGTGTATCACAGTTGGCTGACTTttgtgctgttgctgtgggCCAACGTGCTGTGGATGATTCCTAACCAGAGGAAGGCCATGATGCGGTCCAGTCCCTTCATAGTCCTATATGCTGAGGCCCTTTTGATTGCCCAATACATATACGGCATGGATCTCAACAACGAAGAACTGCCCACGAGCGTTCCA TATTTGCAGACTGCGGGCATTAACCTGCAACAAATTGGCTTCGAACGACCAATCGAAAACCAAATGCGGCCATGTGTGCCGCTGATCGTAAAGACAGCCTTTGTGCTAATGTTTTGGGTGACATCGCGGCAGTTCTTTAAGGAGAAGCGTGATCGCCGAAGGGACAGCACACTGGCGGATATCATTGCCCCACTGCAGATCACTGTGGGATCGGCTGGCTCCAGCTACCTCATCAACGATGGCAAGAAGACCTCAAAGTTCCTAAAGAAGGCCGGCGATGTGATCAAGAATCTACTGGTGCGTCTGTGGATCTGGCTACTGGTGCTGGTTATCTTCCTCTGCGCCATCACTGGCGAGAACATGACCGGCTTCCGCATCTGCTACATGGCCCTGTTCCTATTCTTCTTGCTAGTCTTTCAATCGTCGTCCAAGGCATGGGTTAAGATTATGTACGGCTTCTGGCTGTTTTTGATCTTCTATGCCATGTCCATACTTATATTGATCTACACATATCAATTCGACAAGTTCGACAAGTACTGGAGCGACTATCTCAATGTGTCCGCGACGCT GCAAAAGGACATCGGGCTTAAGCGCTACCAGACCAAGGATCTGTTCCTTCATTTGGTCTCACCGACGATTATTGTGATCCTGACCGTCATCCAAGTGCACTACTTCCACAAGCGCTTCATCGCCTcattgcaacagcagccgtTGGCTGGCGGATCGGCACAGCAGAAACCCACGGAGACAACTGCCTTGGAACCGGCGCCATCAAAGCGACGTGGCAGCGCCGGTTCACTGCGTAGATCCCAGGGTCCATCGGCGGAGGCTGCTCCAGGAGCCACCACCGATTTCGAGACATCTGTGCGAGACTTGGTGCGCATTTCGTTCCGCAAGATCAAAAACAAGTCGGAGTACATTTTCAAGAACTTCAAGGATGTCTTCTGGCGCTTCCTGGAGCTGCACATCATGAAGGCTGTGTATATCGCAGCCTTCGTGTGCAGTGTCAGCGAAGTCTGCGTACTGCACATTATCTTTGTGGGTTTCTGTGTGCTGGGCGCCACCTCGCGCAAGGCCGTCCAGGTGGTGATCAGCCGCCTCATCTCGTTCATTGTCACCATCATAGTTCTGTCCAAGATGATCTACCAGATCGAGTACTTAAGTCACTCGCAGCACAACGTGGTTTGT TCTGACAACCGGACGGCCAACAATGCGGAGTGGATTGGTCTCACCAAGGCCGACAAGGTGACGGGCGGACTGATGAGCCTGTTGCGCACCTACATCATCTACATGGTTATTGTGACCATGCACGCAGTGATCACCTTGCGGCAGCTTCAAATGCGCGTGAAGATTGGAGCACTGAATGCTCCACCCACCAAGCTGCTGTTCCCCAATATTATTCGAGCTGATGCTGAGAAGGATCTGGTGGGACTGGTCAAGTATCTCCTCAACTTTGGCTTCTACAAATTTGGCATTGAGATATCGCTTATCGCCCTGGTCTCCACCATCACATATCGCCAGGATATTGTGGCCGTAGTCTATGCTCTGTGGCTGGTGGTGCTTTTGCTTCTGAGGAGATCCCAGTGCGCCAAAATATGGGGCGTGTTTCAGGCATTCTTTGCCATCTCCATACTGACACAGTACATAGTGCTGGTCGGACTGCCGCCGAGCTCATGTCTGG TTTATCCTTGGGATGAAGGTCCCTTTGGCGAGGGCATACAACGCTGGACGATGCTGCCAGGAACCTTGCACTTCAATCACGTGCCCAAGCTAATCTTCGACTTCATTGTCTTGGTCATTCTAAACCGACAGAAGAGTATCTTCTGCATCGAACAGCGTTATGCCAGTAACGACGACTATCCGGGTGGCAGCAATCGCAGTGTGATCGCCGATATTGCTCAGCTAGGTCGCGTTCCCTTCGACAATCCCACCCACGACTTTTGCTCTTACATACGGAACTATTCGGACATCCTCAAGAATGGAGTGTTGTGCGGCTTCTACTGGTTTACTCTGGCAGTTGTGTTCTTGGCCGGCACCAATATTGCAGATCTACTGGCCCTGGGTTATCTGATCGGAGCGTTTATCTTCCTGTGGCAGGGATCTGATTTCTATCTGCGTCCCATACACACCATCATCTTTCGCTGGAAGTGGCTGCTGGCATTCAATGTGGCCAACATACTCATCAAGACGTCCTTCCAGATGGCCGGCTGTTTGTTCATGACACAACTGACCAAAGACTGCTGCTGGCTGGTGCACATGCTCGGCATCACCTGTACGAGCAATGTGCTTACAGAGCAAATAATGCTGCCGGAGGAGGCAGAGTTAACGCTGAAGCCAGGCGAATGTCCTAAGATCACCCACCAGGTGGTCCTCCTGTGGGACACGATTTGCTTTGCCTTCATCATCTTCCAGCTGCGCATCTTCAAGTCGCACTACTTCTGTCACATCATAACGGacacaaaagcaaacaacatcCTGGCCTCAAG AGGAGCCGACATCATTGAGAGCCTACGACACAAGCAGATTGCCCATCGCCACGACCATGAAAAGCAGGTGCTACACAAGATCAAGCGAAAGATGGAGCGCATCCGAGCCACGCAGCAGAAGATGCTTCGACCCTTGGACAAACAAACCCACTTTGACG AACATGGTTATCCACTTCCTGCACCAACAGTACGCAGAAGgaaggaaattaaattacatcCACATG CTACCCGTGCTGGTGACTACTACATGTTCGAGGAGATGGACGATAAGTTTGAGCTTGACTTGATACACGACGAGATTGACTTCCTCGAGGAGGAGAACATCACCGAGAGCGAGATGAAGATGCAGCGACGCAAGACGCTCTACGAT AAGTCGAAGGACGCACCCACTGGCGAGTTTCCCTCCACCAGCAAGGGTATTTCCAAGGAACGCGATGCCGCGACAGCTTCTAGTTCGGCCTCTCCAGCGCCAACTAGGGATGTGGGTGATCTGCCCGTAATTCCGCCACCTTTGACTGGCCTGGGACGCGAGCAAACCTCCAAGGAGACCTCCGATAGCAAGTCTAAAATGGAAGTGGACAGCGGAGAGGTGACGGCCAAGGATTCGGATGAGGACTTTGATACAAATCCAATTATCAGGCTGCTCGAGGGCTTCTTGGTCACGCTGACCATAAGACTGAACCGCTTCTCGCGCAACTATCGCTTTGTAAATCGCATCCTGGCCGGCGAAAAGAAGACCCTGAAG GAGTCCAGCTCGTTGAATCGTCTGGGGCTGTCCAGTGCCGCTGCCATGTTCCACTTCCTCAAGTCCAATCTCGAGAG CGATGAAAGTGTCCCGCCCGCCTCCTCATCCACTCCACGGCGGGTGGTGATCGCACCACCGAATGCCACCGAGCACTCAGACCCCACCAGCACCACACTGAACACGAACACGACAACCACACCGCTATCACCACCAGAACCACTGCAACCACTGAAACCAACTACAACCAGTAcaccacagcaacagcatcagcataATCGCGCTGCCGAAGAAATCATCGAACTGCCTGTAGATACTGTTGATGGAGTCACCTATAG aAAACAATCAATCAATTCATCGCCGCCAGCAAAGGG CGCGGGTGAATTCAATCTGGAGGAGGAGAACTTTGCCCAGAGGGATCATCATATCATTGTCGAGGTGCTGATCTCCTCGTGGTATGCCTTATTGGCCAACACGGATCTCATCTGCTACATTGTGGTGTTCATCAATCAG gTGGTCAATGCCAGTCTTAtttcgctgccgctgcccaTAATGGTCTTTTTGTGGGGAACACTGTCTCTGCCACGTCCCACTAAAACCTTCTGGGTCACCTTGATTGCCTACACCCAGGCCATCGTGCTGATCAAGTGCATCTTCCAGTTTAAACTGATCTGGTCCAATTACCACCAACTGCCCAATCAGCCGCTGACACCTGCCAAAATATTCGGCGTGGAGAACAAGGCCCACTATGCGATTTACGATCTGATCCTTTTGCTGGTTCTATTCCTGCATCGCTATCTGCTTAAGTCACAAGGCCTGTGGAAATCGGGCTACAAGGACACGGACAACCAGTTCACCAAACCCACCGCTAGCAT TGATGAACGCGACGATAGCGACAACTTATCACAACCGGATTCCCGCCAGCTAAACGATGATGCTGCTCAGAAGCTGAGTCTTCAAGTGAGTCAGGCTTCCTTGCCAGGATCGCCTGAATTCAGCAAGACTGGCATCAATCAGCTTGA GCGCACCAAGTACACCTCATcattatacaaatttttctTCAGTTTGGTTCACAAATCCCGTCTAGCCACAGATGTATATGCTCTGATGTTCCTCTGCGATTTTGTGAACTTCTTTGTGCTTCTGTTCGGCTTCACTGCATTTGGA ACTCAGCAAACGGAAAGTGACGAAGGTGTGCAGACATATCTCGCGGAGAACAAAGTGCCCATACCATTCCTGATTATGTTACTGGTTCAGTTCCTGCTCATCGTCATTGATCGAGCCTTGTACCTGCGCAAAGCCCTGGTGAACAAGATCATCTTCCACTTCTTTTCGGTTATCGGAATACACATCTGGATGTTCTTCGTTGTGCCTGCAGTTACGGAACGCACTTTCAACTCCCTCGCACCTCCAATAATATTCTACGTGATAAAGTGCTTTTACATGCTGCTCAGCTCTTATCAAATCAAATCCGGTTACCCCAAGCGCATTCTGGGCAATTTCTTCACCAAGGGATTCTCGATGGTCAATATGATTGCCTTTAAGGTGTACATGCAGATTCCATTCCTGTACGAGCTGCGAACAATATTAGACTGGGTGTGCATTGACAGCACAATGACCATTTTTGACTGGCTGAAGATGGAGGACATTTTCTCGAATATATACCTAATCCGGTGCACCCGGCAGTCAGAGACAGATTTTCCAGCTATGAGAGCTCAGAAGAAAGCCTCACTTTCCAAGCTCATAATGGGTGGCACCGTCGTCCTCCTGATAGTGATTTGCATTTGGGGGCCACTGTGTTTGTTTGCCCTTGGCAACGCGGTGGGCACCTCGAATGTGCCCTTTCATGTGTCGCTATCAATACGAATCGGACCCTATGATCCCATCTACACAACGAACAACTACGACAGTATCTTTGAGATCAATCCTGAGATGTATTCTCAGATGACTAATGCATACATTAAGGAGAAACAGGCTTTGACGTTTATCGCTGGTTATGATGCAACGGATGTGGCTGCGGTTAGACTAGCTGGCAATTCGCCTTCCCTGTGGAACATAGCACCGCCAGATAGGCAGCGATTACTAAATGATTTAAGAAACA ATCACACACTGAAGGCGCGGTTCTCTTATTCTCTCACCCGGAAGGCTCCTGCCAAGGGGCTAAAGGAAAATGTGGGGGACGAGCATGCCATATCCCTGGATGAGTCCTTTGAGGGACGAGCAGCACTCATTCATATGCTAAGTGAAACCCATGACGTTGAGCCAATTCACAGCAATGGCACAACAAATGGTACCACACCCGAAGTCGAAGAAGTGGTGGTGATACCCGGTATGATACCCAAGTTTATCAAGGTTCTCAATTCGGGCGACGCTGCGGTGGTAAGTGTGTTGAGCCAAAAACACTACGACTACCGACCGCTGGTTATCAAAATGCATCGCGACAACGAGACCAATGGATTGTGGTGGGAGATTCGGGACTTCTGCAACGATACCTTCTACAACGAAACTCTGTCGAAGTTTGCATACAGCAACTGTACTTCAGGGATTGTGATGTACACGTTCAACGATAAAAAGTTCCCATCCACGTTCAGTTTCCTCACAGCGGGAGG CATCATTGGCCTGTATACCACCTTTGTGTTATTGGCCTCGCGCTTTATGAAGTCCTTTATTGGTGGGCAAAACAGAAAGATAATGTTTGAGGATCTGCCATACGTTGATAGAGTGCTGCAGCTCTGTCTGGACATTTATCTG GTACGGGAGGCATTGGAATTCGCGCTGGAAGAAGACCTGTTTGCCAAATTACTCTTCCTATACCGATCGCCCGAAACGCTAATCAAGTGGACCCGTCCCAAGGAGGAGTACGTGGACGATGACGGTGACACCGACTCGATTCCCAGTCGAATGAGCGTGCGCCGGCCCGAGCAGCTGCAGCCACAGCAACCGCAATAA